The following proteins are co-located in the Neodiprion virginianus isolate iyNeoVirg1 chromosome 6, iyNeoVirg1.1, whole genome shotgun sequence genome:
- the LOC124306817 gene encoding uncharacterized protein LOC124306817: MSNSNYSEVHSWFEKSGVISSIRTHIRQNLVIALKNNASSREVKTDFRSAKQYVYDMLIAEYLLKYNYFYTLSVFASETPLLINLHQQAEAYTQSTEDCKKNKLPNDYVHHALQTLGISPEKPNGQNILSHYADGDSPLIFCILKSLILYFSNTLFDKNDADKVHTNNQQTQTDHIVPTETFETIALLDAKKKLFQQKELFGTQLKNKEFELREQALSIERQLASLNGKLQHAQNLMQLVDSKENRLVREKLKNEQNLASRELELSVKERLLSEEADRLQKERVSYRTFEGDVKKLQEELIKVRNEIPAQSAMFSTIKKDECVQTDISVSASNVEVRLLNEEKQELTNLIREQQSRIEELTLRVVTLSRQLEEALLSRASNSKNMNANNGYSESSSTEDILQDAKMRLRRLEAESLRADQYFQSCITISP; this comes from the exons ATGAGTAACAGTAATTACTCAGAAGTACATTCGTG GTTCGAAAAGTCTGGAGTCATATCAAGTATACGAACACATATTAGACAAAACTTGGTAATCGCTCTTAAAAACAATGCATCTTCTCGTGAAGTAAAGACAGACTTCAGATCAGCAAAGCAATATGTCTACGACATGTTAATTGCTGAATATTTACTAAAGTATAATTACTTTTACACGTTATCGGTCTTTGCAAGTGAAACACCTCTCCTAATTAACCTACATCAACAAGCAGAAGCATACACTCAGAGCACTGAAGACTGCAAGAAAAATAAGCTGCCAAACGACTATGTTCATCACGCACTTCAAACTCTGGGAATAAGCCCTGAGAAACCTAATGgacaaaatattttgtctCATTACGCTGATGGTGACTCGCCTCTGATTTTCTGCATTCTTAAATCTttaattctatatttttccaatacattgtttgataaaaatgatgCGGACAAAGTACATACTAATAACCAACAAACACAAACTGATCATATCGTTCCAACCGAGACTTTTGAAACAATTGCCCTGTTAgatgcaaagaaaaaattgttccaaCAGAAAGAACTTTTTGGTACTCAGTTAAAAAACAAGGAATTCGAGTTAAGGGAACAGGCATTATCAATAGAACGACAATTAGCTTCACTGAATGGAAAACTTCAACATGCACAG AACCTTATGCAACTTGTGGATTCAAAAGAAAATCGTCTGGTAcgagaaaagttgaaaaatgaacaaaatctGGCAAGCAGAGAACTGGAGTTATCAGTAAAAGAAAGGCTACTTTCTGAAGAAGCTGATAG GTTACAAAAAGAACGAGTTAGTTACAGAACATTTGAAGGAGACGTGAAAAAACTGCAGGAAGAATTAATTAAAGTTCGAAATGAAATTCCTGCTCAATCTGCGATGTTCAGTACGATAAAAAAAGACGAGTGTGTGCAAACAGATATTTCCGTTAGCGCGTCAAATGTAGAAGTGCGTCTGCTTAATGAAGAAAAGCAAGAATTAACTAATCTTATTAGAGAACAACAATCAAGGATAGAAGAATTAACGTTACGCGTTGTTACATTGTCCAGACAATTAGAGGAGGCTCTATTATCAAGGGCTTCCAATAGCAAAAACATGAATGCAAATAATGGGTACAGCGAAAGTAGTTCAACTGAAGATATCTTGCAAGATGCAAAAATGCGACTTAGGCGACTAGAAGCAGAAAGTTTAAGAGCAGATCAATATTTTCAGAGCTGTATAACTATTTCTCcataa